Proteins from a single region of Spirochaetota bacterium:
- a CDS encoding response regulator, whose translation MINILFFSEKNELSNSIVKVLSNEGYKFSISTGKVQIDLILKEFLPDIILIDSSITLISPLNLIKSIRNNIKTKEIPILLIIEENKINDLEQHVNLGIDEIIKKPVDVRYLSSRIKIVHRMFLSKDSNPLTGLPGNRSIEKNINLLIENQDKTKFAIVYGDLDNFKPYNDIYGFAKGDEVILFTSNLIKKALSLYGNADDFIGHIGGDDFIFITTADKVENVCNFICNEFDENIRNFYNENDKKNGYIIAKDREGNTKKFGFISISLSIITNEKRTFSSYLEISHLAAELKKFAKSQPKSKWVKDKRNGDKSSEENFIKNSPIGDRRNPKKIYNILVVDDSKFIVEVIKNILLLEGFQVETETDSEKALFLTEIKKYDLLILDISMPKIDGLTLISEIRKRKLNQNTPIIIISAYNQKNIILEAAKLGIKKYIVKPFDNKELVSIVQKYVEIQS comes from the coding sequence GTGATTAATATTCTATTTTTTAGTGAAAAAAATGAATTATCAAATTCAATTGTAAAAGTTTTATCAAATGAAGGTTATAAATTTTCAATTTCAACTGGAAAAGTTCAAATAGATTTAATATTAAAAGAATTTTTGCCAGATATTATTCTTATTGATTCTTCAATAACTCTAATATCTCCTTTAAATCTTATAAAATCTATAAGAAATAATATAAAAACAAAAGAGATACCAATCCTTCTAATTATAGAGGAAAATAAAATAAATGACCTCGAACAACATGTTAATTTAGGAATAGATGAAATAATTAAAAAACCTGTAGATGTGAGATACCTATCATCAAGAATTAAAATAGTTCATAGAATGTTTTTAAGCAAAGATAGCAATCCTTTAACTGGTTTACCCGGTAATAGATCAATTGAAAAAAATATTAACTTATTAATTGAAAATCAAGATAAAACTAAATTTGCTATTGTCTATGGGGATCTTGATAATTTTAAACCTTATAATGATATATATGGATTTGCAAAAGGTGATGAAGTTATATTGTTCACATCAAATTTAATTAAAAAAGCTTTATCATTATATGGAAATGCTGATGATTTTATAGGTCATATTGGGGGTGACGATTTTATTTTTATCACAACTGCTGATAAAGTAGAAAATGTTTGTAATTTTATATGTAATGAATTTGACGAAAATATCCGAAATTTTTATAACGAAAATGATAAAAAAAATGGTTATATTATTGCAAAAGATAGGGAAGGAAATACAAAAAAATTCGGTTTTATTAGCATTTCTTTATCAATAATAACTAATGAAAAAAGGACTTTTTCTTCTTATCTTGAAATATCTCACCTTGCTGCAGAACTTAAAAAATTTGCTAAATCTCAACCTAAATCTAAGTGGGTAAAGGATAAAAGAAATGGAGATAAGTCAAGTGAAGAAAATTTTATCAAAAATTCACCAATAGGAGATAGAAGAAATCCTAAAAAAATATATAATATTTTAGTTGTCGATGACTCAAAATTTATTGTAGAAGTTATAAAAAATATTCTTTTGCTGGAAGGATTTCAAGTTGAAACAGAAACCGATTCTGAGAAAGCTTTATTTTTAACAGAAATAAAAAAATATGATCTTTTAATTTTGGATATTTCAATGCCAAAAATTGATGGTTTAACATTAATTTCTGAAATAAGAAAGAGAAAACTAAACCAAAATACACCTATCATCATTATTTCAGCTTATAATCAAAAAAACATAATTTTAGAAGCTGCAAAACTAGGAATAAAAAAATATATCGTAAAACCATTTGACAATAAAGAATTAGTTTCTATTGTTCAAAAGTATGTTGAAATTCAAAGTTAA
- a CDS encoding Hsp33 family molecular chaperone HslO, translating to MDKKIIFVDNYKNARIYALTFRNTLNEIIKIHNLSAPLSFIVGKIAMLSNIFSTLLLKNQEDQLLIDVELNKDNFTKIFITKSGIFKIMVKDPSQSGKLEDLFNDHGIIKFLRRLKGYKDDLETIIKKNSSVIEQNFANYFYDTGDSNILIKSDIKYNFNDNNFDIAEAGAIVVIPYPHVHSNYLNFLYFLSNDKINILDSINNDPAKIIKNFFGNIEGNILNEENIFLKCDCSYEFALNIIKLLKKEELVLYMEKKENPIIKCLFCNREYSVKFEDLIKIANEKKNKT from the coding sequence ATGGATAAAAAAATTATTTTTGTTGATAATTATAAAAATGCAAGAATATACGCATTAACTTTTAGAAATACTCTAAATGAAATAATAAAAATTCATAACTTATCTGCACCTTTAAGCTTTATTGTTGGAAAAATTGCAATGTTGTCAAATATATTTTCAACTTTATTATTAAAAAATCAAGAGGACCAACTTTTAATTGATGTAGAGTTGAATAAAGATAATTTTACTAAAATTTTTATTACTAAAAGTGGAATTTTTAAGATTATGGTGAAAGATCCATCTCAAAGTGGAAAACTTGAAGATTTATTTAATGATCATGGGATCATTAAATTTTTAAGAAGACTTAAAGGCTATAAGGATGACCTTGAAACTATTATTAAAAAAAATTCTTCTGTTATTGAACAAAATTTTGCAAACTATTTCTATGATACGGGGGATTCAAATATTTTAATAAAATCTGATATAAAATATAATTTTAATGATAATAATTTTGATATTGCTGAAGCAGGGGCAATTGTTGTTATCCCTTATCCACATGTGCACTCAAATTATTTAAATTTTCTATATTTTTTAAGTAATGATAAAATAAATATACTTGATTCTATTAATAATGATCCAGCAAAGATAATAAAAAACTTTTTTGGTAATATAGAAGGGAATATTTTAAATGAAGAAAATATTTTTCTTAAGTGTGATTGTTCATATGAATTTGCTTTAAATATAATTAAATTATTGAAAAAAGAAGAGCTAGTTTTATATATGGAAAAAAAAGAAAATCCTATCATTAAATGCTTATTTTGTAATAGAGAGTATTCAGTAAAGTTTGAAGATTTAATAAAAATTGCCAATGAGAAGAAAAATAAAACTTAG
- the flgB gene encoding flagellar basal body rod protein FlgB — MELNNKGYSYRIIQMSKMYLSALNKRLNVIADNIANVDTPGFKRSEITFEAQLKRAIERENYQGFQAKVSRQRHIPFVIPIKWEEVQAKRVVDYSTTMRNDGNNVDIEKEMTDLSKNNLVFQTVMELLKNNYNLINLSLK, encoded by the coding sequence ATGGAATTAAACAATAAAGGATATTCATATAGAATAATTCAAATGTCAAAAATGTATCTATCTGCTTTAAATAAAAGATTAAATGTAATAGCTGATAACATTGCAAATGTGGATACCCCTGGATTTAAGAGATCAGAAATAACTTTTGAAGCACAACTAAAAAGGGCAATAGAGAGGGAAAATTATCAAGGATTTCAAGCAAAAGTATCAAGACAAAGGCATATACCATTTGTCATACCAATAAAATGGGAGGAGGTTCAGGCTAAGAGAGTAGTTGACTATTCAACAACTATGAGAAATGATGGCAATAATGTTGATATAGAAAAAGAGATGACAGATTTATCTAAAAATAATTTAGTTTTTCAAACTGTAATGGAGTTATTAAAAAATAATTATAATCTAATTAACTTATCACTAAAATAA